A part of Fervidobacterium thailandense genomic DNA contains:
- a CDS encoding glucose-1-phosphate adenylyltransferase yields the protein MKNVVALILAGGQGTRLGVLTEKIPKPAVQFGGKYRIIDFTLSNCVNSGIYQVGVLAQYRPHLLNKHIGIGKPWDLDRKGGGVTILQPYSTLKESVWYKGTADAVYQNIEFIEEYKPEYIIVLSGDHIYSMDYSEFVYYHISKGALATIACMEVPITEAHRFGIMITDIDNKIIEFEEKPKRPRSNLASLGIYVFSWNFIKEVLIEDAKDESSDHDFGKNIIPKILTTGRVYAFPFEGYWRDVGTILSYWEANLELTRPIPPFNLYDPNWRIYTKSEEMQPAYISETGEVRNSIISEGCEIHGYVDNSVISQGVIIGEGSVIRNSVLMTKVCVGRNVVIEDAIIADNTVIGDNCRIGLGKFAESKYDKKVYDSHITVIGMDSQIGEGCEFGKNVVVGNDTIVPAGTKIESGGFFFKGVNER from the coding sequence ATGAAAAACGTTGTTGCGCTCATACTTGCCGGTGGGCAAGGGACAAGGTTAGGTGTGCTGACGGAGAAGATTCCAAAACCAGCCGTTCAATTCGGGGGAAAGTACAGGATCATAGATTTCACACTGAGTAACTGTGTTAACTCTGGGATATATCAGGTCGGTGTACTGGCGCAATACCGTCCCCACTTGTTGAACAAGCATATCGGAATCGGTAAGCCCTGGGATTTGGACAGAAAAGGTGGCGGGGTCACGATACTGCAACCGTATTCAACGCTCAAGGAGAGTGTTTGGTACAAGGGAACGGCCGATGCCGTTTATCAGAATATCGAATTTATCGAAGAGTACAAACCTGAGTACATCATCGTTCTTTCGGGAGATCACATATATTCGATGGACTACAGTGAATTCGTGTACTATCACATCTCGAAAGGTGCGCTTGCCACCATCGCGTGTATGGAGGTACCGATAACCGAAGCGCACAGGTTCGGTATCATGATAACAGATATCGACAACAAGATCATCGAATTTGAAGAAAAGCCGAAGCGGCCAAGATCAAATCTCGCATCCTTGGGAATTTACGTCTTCAGTTGGAACTTCATAAAAGAAGTACTGATCGAAGATGCGAAGGATGAATCGAGCGACCACGATTTTGGTAAGAACATCATCCCAAAAATACTGACAACCGGCAGAGTCTACGCATTCCCGTTCGAAGGGTACTGGAGGGACGTTGGAACCATACTCTCCTACTGGGAGGCGAATCTTGAACTCACAAGACCCATTCCTCCGTTCAACTTGTACGATCCAAACTGGCGGATCTACACGAAATCCGAGGAAATGCAACCAGCTTACATCTCCGAGACTGGTGAAGTGAGAAATTCGATCATCAGCGAGGGTTGTGAAATTCACGGCTATGTTGATAATAGCGTCATCTCCCAAGGCGTCATTATTGGTGAGGGTTCCGTGATACGAAACAGTGTGCTGATGACAAAAGTTTGTGTTGGTCGTAACGTTGTTATAGAGGACGCGATCATAGCCGATAACACGGTGATCGGCGATAACTGCAGGATAGGTTTGGGAAAGTTTGCGGAGAGTAAGTACGATAAAAAAGTCTACGATTCTCATATTACTGTCATCGGAATGGATAGTCAAATAGGTGAGGGATGTGAATTTGGAAAGAACGTTGTCGTAGGTAACGATACGATCGTACCGGCCGGTACCAAGATCGAGAGTGGAGGATTCTTCTTCAAGGGAGTAAATGAAAGGTAG
- a CDS encoding DUF4899 domain-containing protein, whose translation MDLYFIKVRARSKGTAEEIIGYFFGKTNSAPDFDFLVVPLRYSNMLDQFTLEENLSEFKDKLAKLKEKLKTQTSVGDVTLAFVSYLNNVMNRRGKIPLGIEFTTAIKEGDEEVLKIIIADLLEEWSPKMEVFLKAEALTLEEYSALTFFDIQEDFSDAVVAQVYSRSDVADLPEVFPVIDPINGVSIVQFDVGDKIPIVVLNYGKYESAIKSKIPDVDTAKKAIEGTIVSKELVKIKGGTLYLVKVEIADGIVGKGLISPALKILTDEAYFLKKRSTAVREQSERQPGVKEIKLQVPPTTGNELLIAFMTTLLVTGALLIIVYIFTK comes from the coding sequence ATGGATCTTTATTTCATCAAAGTCAGGGCACGAAGCAAGGGCACGGCAGAGGAAATAATCGGATACTTTTTTGGAAAAACGAACAGTGCTCCGGATTTTGATTTCTTAGTTGTACCCCTGAGGTATTCAAACATGCTTGATCAATTCACCTTGGAAGAAAATTTATCCGAGTTCAAGGACAAACTTGCCAAACTCAAAGAGAAGCTCAAGACTCAAACCAGTGTTGGGGATGTGACGTTAGCGTTCGTTTCGTACCTCAATAACGTAATGAACCGTCGCGGTAAAATCCCGCTTGGAATAGAATTCACAACCGCCATAAAGGAAGGCGATGAGGAAGTTTTGAAAATCATAATTGCCGATCTCCTCGAAGAGTGGAGTCCAAAGATGGAGGTTTTCCTCAAGGCGGAGGCGTTAACGCTTGAAGAATACTCCGCACTAACTTTTTTCGATATTCAAGAAGATTTTTCCGATGCAGTGGTTGCGCAAGTTTACTCAAGGTCAGATGTTGCAGACTTGCCTGAGGTTTTTCCAGTCATTGATCCAATAAATGGCGTAAGTATCGTTCAATTTGACGTTGGTGACAAGATTCCAATAGTTGTCCTCAACTACGGTAAGTACGAATCGGCAATTAAAAGCAAGATACCTGACGTGGACACCGCAAAAAAGGCGATAGAGGGGACTATTGTGAGCAAAGAGCTGGTGAAGATTAAAGGCGGGACGTTGTACCTTGTGAAGGTTGAAATCGCCGACGGTATAGTTGGAAAGGGATTGATCAGTCCCGCTCTGAAGATATTGACCGATGAAGCGTACTTTCTCAAAAAGCGCTCAACTGCTGTGAGGGAACAGAGTGAACGTCAACCGGGCGTTAAGGAGATCAAGCTGCAAGTTCCGCCAACGACCGGGAACGAGTTACTCATAGCGTTCATGACGACATTACTTGTCACCGGTGCGTTACTCATCATCGTCTACATATTCACTAAATAA
- a CDS encoding 2-C-methyl-D-erythritol 2,4-cyclodiphosphate synthase — protein sequence MKIKKLSNEYVDEVAKLVYLEKQDFYDDLFGTDALKYIVKALNNDIPPFLKDHSLVALENEKVVGTLLFADKASFRHGYQKWLKVLGLKIFPVGSKMIYIIQRLLLEFGVDDLYIVALSGSVREYLLHAFIKQNRYRKVIVDTTDEAFYAKFGFHEGTPVHNKLKRFEKLCDYETLSGIGWDTHPLVSGRELVLGGVKIESQVGLDGHSDADVLCHAIIDSLLGVSLKTDIGQIFPETAENRNRNSLEMLKEVVQKLNIDGYFPSSIDCVIISPIKLSVYRERMTEKIASVTNCPVSIKFKSGNGVYPESEFKGITAICISNVEKI from the coding sequence TTGAAGATTAAAAAATTATCGAACGAATACGTAGATGAAGTTGCAAAGCTCGTTTACTTGGAAAAGCAGGACTTTTACGATGATCTCTTCGGGACCGATGCGCTCAAATATATTGTGAAAGCTCTGAACAATGACATTCCACCCTTTCTAAAAGACCACAGCCTTGTGGCGTTGGAAAACGAAAAGGTGGTTGGTACACTCCTCTTTGCGGACAAAGCGTCATTCAGACACGGTTATCAGAAATGGTTGAAAGTTTTGGGGCTGAAGATTTTTCCCGTTGGTAGTAAGATGATATACATAATCCAAAGGTTGCTCCTGGAATTCGGGGTCGATGACCTCTACATAGTGGCACTCTCGGGTAGCGTTAGGGAGTACCTCCTGCACGCTTTCATCAAACAAAACAGATACAGGAAGGTCATAGTTGATACGACAGACGAGGCTTTTTACGCAAAGTTTGGGTTTCACGAAGGAACGCCCGTACACAATAAGCTGAAGAGGTTTGAAAAACTATGCGATTATGAAACGTTGTCTGGAATTGGATGGGATACTCACCCTCTTGTTAGCGGTCGTGAACTTGTGCTCGGTGGTGTGAAGATCGAAAGTCAGGTTGGTTTGGATGGTCACTCCGACGCTGATGTTTTGTGTCATGCGATTATCGATAGCTTACTTGGGGTGTCTCTCAAAACCGACATAGGGCAGATCTTCCCGGAAACGGCGGAAAACAGAAATAGAAACAGCCTGGAGATGTTGAAAGAAGTCGTTCAGAAGTTGAACATCGATGGGTACTTTCCCTCCTCGATAGACTGTGTTATAATCTCACCGATAAAGCTGAGTGTTTATAGAGAGAGGATGACTGAAAAAATCGCGAGCGTCACCAATTGCCCGGTATCGATAAAGTTCAAGTCCGGTAACGGGGTGTACCCCGAATCTGAGTTCAAAGGTATCACTGCTATCTGCATCAGTAATGTGGAGAAAATATAA
- the frr gene encoding ribosome recycling factor has translation MVNSFLKTAEEKMKKSVEKIAEELKHLRTGRASPAVLEEIKVDYYGVPTPILQVAQVTTEERQLIIKPWERNLLSAIEKAILASDLGLTPVNDGNVVRIVFPTPTTEQRQKWVKKAKEIVEEGKVAVRNIRRDVLKDVKDKKKEGEISEDDEKRLEKEIQNLTDKYIAELDKLFEKKEKEIMEF, from the coding sequence ATGGTGAACTCGTTCCTTAAGACTGCGGAGGAAAAGATGAAGAAATCTGTTGAAAAGATAGCCGAAGAATTGAAACACTTGAGGACCGGACGTGCTTCTCCGGCTGTTCTCGAAGAAATCAAGGTCGATTACTACGGTGTACCAACACCGATACTCCAGGTTGCGCAGGTAACAACCGAAGAAAGGCAGCTTATTATAAAACCGTGGGAACGCAACCTCTTGAGTGCCATTGAAAAGGCCATTCTTGCGAGCGACCTTGGATTAACACCGGTTAACGATGGGAACGTTGTGAGAATAGTGTTCCCGACGCCAACGACCGAACAAAGGCAAAAATGGGTCAAGAAGGCCAAGGAGATAGTTGAAGAGGGGAAGGTGGCGGTCCGAAATATCAGGCGCGACGTACTCAAGGATGTGAAGGATAAGAAGAAAGAGGGCGAGATCTCCGAAGATGATGAAAAGAGACTTGAGAAGGAGATACAGAACCTAACTGACAAGTACATTGCCGAACTTGACAAACTCTTTGAAAAGAAGGAAAAGGAGATAATGGAATTCTGA
- the uppS gene encoding polyprenyl diphosphate synthase, which yields MATVRKEPPRHIAFIMDGNGRWAKEKGKPRTYGHYVGAYKIEDVVRWCAQRGVEFATFYAFSTENWKRPLDEVKFLFNLLVEKIGEFYERMNKEKVRLRFIGRITELPDAVKEKCLEYEEKTKNNDRIQVIIALNYGGRAEIVDAVKKIVQSGSVNINSLNEENFRNFLYAPDVPDPDLVIRTSGEQRISNFLLWQIAYSELYFSPVYWPDFSEEELDKAIAFYMSRDRRFGGIGER from the coding sequence ATGGCCACAGTAAGAAAAGAACCACCGAGGCACATCGCGTTTATAATGGATGGTAACGGCCGATGGGCAAAGGAGAAAGGTAAACCGAGGACTTACGGGCACTACGTTGGTGCATACAAGATCGAGGACGTCGTTAGGTGGTGCGCCCAACGTGGCGTTGAGTTCGCCACCTTTTACGCCTTTTCGACGGAAAATTGGAAACGGCCTCTGGACGAAGTGAAGTTTTTATTCAACCTGCTCGTTGAAAAGATAGGAGAATTCTATGAACGGATGAACAAAGAAAAAGTAAGGTTGAGGTTCATAGGAAGAATAACCGAACTGCCCGATGCGGTGAAAGAGAAGTGCTTAGAGTACGAGGAGAAGACGAAAAACAACGACAGAATACAGGTAATCATAGCGTTGAACTACGGTGGTCGTGCCGAAATTGTAGATGCGGTGAAAAAGATTGTTCAATCCGGTTCGGTTAACATAAATTCTTTGAATGAAGAGAATTTCCGAAACTTTTTGTATGCACCGGATGTACCGGACCCGGACTTGGTAATCCGGACATCTGGTGAACAACGGATTAGCAACTTCCTACTTTGGCAAATTGCTTACAGTGAACTTTACTTTAGTCCAGTGTACTGGCCCGATTTCAGCGAGGAAGAACTGGACAAGGCGATAGCTTTTTACATGAGTAGGGACAGAAGGTTCGGGGGGATTGGGGAAAGATGA
- a CDS encoding phosphatidate cytidylyltransferase: MSNLKVETVQRVVSALIVAPFVVLCFISYNSLVGLVAAIVMISSGEFFYTTLKKHGAWLMVVYTAIVSAFPILYGTFFQDRPMELLAYVYIAGIVFTLAQVKNREIVTEIYFAFTTALVYIAFLLSFFIPLYAKFGADAALLTLTLSWSYDSFAFAFGMSTGGKHKLGSYYSPNKSWEGLFGGIFGTILYIILYQNLARLFFNSDLKLSFPIVLLIAAVTAIFDTFGDIFESSIKRHYNVKHMGNLLPGHGGMLDRIDGLLFITPVVYTIFMIFG; the protein is encoded by the coding sequence ATGAGTAATTTAAAGGTCGAGACCGTCCAACGCGTCGTGAGCGCTCTCATCGTAGCCCCGTTCGTTGTTCTGTGCTTTATCTCGTACAACAGTCTGGTCGGTCTTGTTGCGGCAATCGTTATGATTTCGAGTGGGGAATTTTTCTACACAACGCTGAAAAAACACGGCGCGTGGTTAATGGTCGTTTACACGGCAATAGTTTCGGCATTTCCTATTCTGTACGGAACATTTTTCCAAGATAGGCCTATGGAATTGCTCGCTTACGTGTACATTGCCGGAATAGTCTTCACACTGGCACAAGTTAAGAACAGAGAGATAGTTACGGAGATTTATTTCGCCTTCACTACAGCTCTTGTTTATATCGCGTTTCTGCTGTCGTTTTTTATCCCGTTGTACGCGAAATTTGGTGCCGATGCAGCGTTGCTAACGTTAACTTTGAGTTGGTCGTACGATAGCTTCGCCTTCGCTTTTGGCATGTCAACTGGCGGGAAGCACAAACTGGGAAGCTATTACAGTCCCAACAAATCCTGGGAAGGTTTGTTTGGTGGAATTTTTGGTACAATCTTGTACATAATCTTGTACCAGAACCTTGCGAGGTTGTTCTTCAACTCGGATTTGAAACTTTCCTTCCCGATCGTTCTACTCATCGCGGCGGTGACCGCGATTTTCGATACCTTTGGTGACATCTTTGAATCGTCCATCAAGAGACACTACAACGTGAAGCACATGGGAAACTTACTTCCGGGACACGGAGGTATGCTTGATCGGATAGACGGTCTTTTATTCATAACACCGGTTGTGTACACGATATTTATGATCTTCGGCTGA
- the alaS gene encoding alanine--tRNA ligase — protein sequence MRYMTSEEIRESFLSFFESKGHKRLPSASLIPDDPQLLFTVAGMVPFKPIFWGKVEPVYTRVTTCQKCVRTNDIENVGRTPRHHTFFEMLGNFSFGDYFKREAIEWAWEFVTQVLQMPEEKLWVSVYEEDDEAFEIWRSVGVPERKIVRMSKEDNFWGPAGPTGPCGPCSEIFYDTGVEVPVPEGQEPTPANTDGRFIEIWNLVFTEFYQDEEGKLHPLPKKNIDTGAGLERIAAMMQGVYWNFDTDLFKPIIDRIQEVLNVKYKEDPKKDVSIRVIADHVRAVTFMITDGVLPSNEGRGYVLRRVLRRALRHGVLLGAKEPFLYKIVESVVSKMKSVYPELLDKRSFVENVVKNEELRFISNLTRGTEMVHKIASSTGGRISAEDAFKLYDTYGFPIDILKDIARENNYALDEEGFERYLEEQRERSRKAQGEVEFAAKTGYEGIDLETVFVGYDTLESKSKVLKIKFGDQFVESARDCDCEVVLDVTPFYAEKGGQVADTGVIIGRDGKFEVHYVYSPVEGVIVHKGRLNGSLSIGEEVQARVDEGKRKATMRNHTATHLLHAALRKVLGTHVRQAGSLVEPARLRFDFTHYQALSDEEIAAIEDLVNEVVLSAIPVEIEVKPYDEAVKEGAIALFDEKYGDFVRVVKVGDFSEELCGGTHVKNTGEIGLFKIVSEGAVSAGVRRIEAVTGLNSLKLFRTLETRIRSIRGIFDVPEEQLVEKIQRLVEERKRLEKEVSELKRKAISVEDIIANAKEYGGVKYVAHVFDGVEPEVLKQLVDDLSDRLKGPVLLISKLEGKILFVVKVPKELTSDYHAGNIAKAVAQVLGGGGGGSPTFAQAGGRSVDMIPKAVETFEKIVRKEV from the coding sequence ATGAGATACATGACGAGCGAAGAGATACGAGAATCGTTTCTTTCTTTCTTCGAATCGAAAGGGCATAAAAGGTTACCAAGTGCATCGTTGATTCCGGACGATCCACAGCTTTTGTTTACCGTCGCTGGTATGGTACCTTTCAAGCCCATATTCTGGGGTAAAGTGGAACCGGTGTACACGAGGGTCACAACCTGCCAAAAATGTGTGAGGACGAACGATATAGAGAACGTGGGTAGAACCCCAAGGCACCACACTTTCTTCGAGATGCTCGGGAATTTTTCCTTCGGAGATTATTTCAAGAGAGAAGCGATCGAATGGGCTTGGGAATTCGTTACTCAGGTTCTCCAGATGCCCGAAGAGAAACTGTGGGTATCGGTGTACGAAGAAGACGATGAGGCTTTCGAGATATGGAGAAGCGTAGGTGTCCCGGAGAGAAAAATCGTTCGAATGAGCAAGGAGGACAATTTCTGGGGGCCGGCCGGTCCCACGGGTCCGTGCGGTCCGTGTTCGGAGATCTTCTACGATACGGGTGTGGAAGTACCGGTTCCAGAAGGTCAAGAACCGACACCGGCTAACACGGACGGTCGATTCATAGAGATCTGGAACCTGGTCTTTACGGAATTTTACCAGGACGAGGAAGGTAAACTCCATCCACTGCCCAAAAAGAACATTGATACCGGTGCGGGCTTAGAACGCATCGCGGCTATGATGCAGGGGGTTTACTGGAACTTCGATACGGACCTTTTCAAACCAATCATCGACCGGATCCAGGAGGTCCTTAACGTAAAATACAAGGAAGATCCGAAGAAGGACGTTTCGATTCGGGTAATAGCTGATCATGTCAGGGCCGTCACGTTCATGATAACCGACGGTGTCCTGCCTTCGAACGAGGGACGTGGATACGTGCTCAGAAGGGTATTACGGAGGGCCCTCAGGCACGGGGTACTCCTTGGTGCCAAAGAGCCGTTCCTCTATAAAATCGTCGAGAGTGTCGTTTCCAAGATGAAGTCCGTTTATCCGGAGCTTCTTGACAAGCGTTCCTTCGTGGAAAATGTGGTGAAAAACGAGGAATTAAGATTTATTTCGAACTTGACCAGAGGTACGGAGATGGTACACAAAATCGCTTCCAGCACGGGTGGTAGGATCTCCGCTGAAGATGCGTTCAAACTTTACGATACCTACGGTTTCCCGATAGATATCCTCAAAGATATCGCACGCGAGAATAATTACGCGTTGGACGAGGAAGGCTTTGAAAGGTACCTGGAAGAGCAAAGGGAACGCTCGCGGAAAGCGCAAGGGGAGGTAGAATTTGCTGCGAAAACCGGGTACGAGGGAATTGACCTGGAGACCGTATTTGTCGGGTACGACACGTTGGAGTCAAAATCGAAGGTTTTAAAAATCAAGTTTGGCGATCAATTTGTTGAATCCGCACGCGACTGTGACTGCGAAGTGGTTCTTGATGTCACGCCCTTCTACGCGGAGAAAGGTGGACAAGTTGCGGATACCGGGGTCATAATTGGAAGGGACGGAAAATTCGAGGTACATTATGTTTATTCGCCGGTAGAAGGCGTGATCGTTCACAAAGGTCGTTTGAACGGAAGCTTGTCCATTGGTGAAGAGGTCCAAGCACGCGTGGATGAAGGAAAGCGTAAAGCGACGATGCGAAACCACACAGCCACGCATCTACTCCACGCGGCTTTGAGAAAGGTACTTGGTACACACGTTCGACAAGCCGGTTCTCTTGTTGAACCTGCACGCTTGAGGTTTGACTTCACACATTACCAGGCTTTATCGGATGAGGAAATAGCCGCAATAGAGGATTTGGTGAACGAAGTAGTGCTTTCCGCAATCCCCGTTGAGATCGAGGTGAAGCCGTACGATGAGGCGGTAAAAGAGGGAGCCATCGCCCTGTTCGACGAAAAGTACGGTGATTTCGTAAGGGTGGTAAAGGTTGGTGATTTTAGCGAGGAATTGTGCGGTGGAACGCACGTGAAAAACACCGGCGAGATTGGTCTCTTTAAGATCGTCTCCGAAGGAGCCGTGAGTGCTGGTGTACGTAGGATAGAGGCGGTTACTGGTTTGAACTCGCTGAAGTTATTCCGTACTTTGGAAACGAGGATAAGATCGATCAGGGGGATCTTTGACGTTCCTGAGGAACAGCTGGTGGAAAAAATTCAAAGGTTGGTTGAAGAGAGAAAACGGCTGGAAAAGGAAGTATCCGAACTCAAGAGGAAGGCAATCAGCGTTGAGGATATAATTGCTAATGCTAAAGAATACGGTGGTGTGAAATACGTCGCGCACGTGTTTGATGGCGTCGAGCCGGAAGTACTCAAACAGTTAGTCGATGACCTTTCCGATAGGCTGAAGGGACCGGTACTCCTTATTTCGAAACTCGAGGGCAAAATACTCTTCGTTGTTAAGGTGCCGAAGGAACTGACCTCGGACTACCACGCTGGGAACATTGCCAAGGCCGTGGCGCAAGTCCTGGGTGGTGGCGGCGGTGGAAGTCCAACCTTCGCACAAGCGGGTGGAAGGTCTGTTGACATGATTCCGAAGGCGGTTGAAACTTTCGAAAAAATCGTCAGAAAGGAAGTGTAG
- a CDS encoding rod shape-determining protein: protein MFGRLDLGIDLGTANTLVYVRGRGIVVNEPSVIAINVETNEIVKVGEEAKKMIGKTPSFIQAIRPLKDGVIADYDVALAMLTYFIAKAQDRFSFFRPRVVIGVPVGVTEVESRALLTAGKEAGAKKVFLIEEPMATALGAGLPVEEPQGHMVIDIGGGTTEAAVISLGSIVTWSSTRVAGDEFDEAIIQYVREVYRVTIGVRTAERVKIEVGNVFPLREYDELQTEVVGIELSSGLPKRLTLTGGEIREAIKSTAMQIVETAKATLEKTPPELVADITERGIIVSGGGSLLRGICELISKETGINVYRAEDPMSCVARGAGMVLDKMDILARLKSVE, encoded by the coding sequence ATGTTCGGTAGACTCGACCTTGGTATCGATCTTGGGACTGCGAACACCCTCGTGTACGTTAGAGGTAGAGGAATAGTAGTCAACGAGCCATCCGTGATCGCGATAAACGTGGAAACGAACGAGATCGTCAAAGTTGGTGAAGAAGCAAAGAAGATGATAGGCAAGACACCGTCCTTCATCCAAGCCATTCGACCACTAAAAGACGGTGTTATCGCGGACTACGACGTTGCTTTGGCTATGCTTACCTATTTCATAGCTAAAGCCCAAGATAGGTTCTCCTTTTTCAGACCACGCGTGGTGATCGGGGTTCCGGTCGGTGTCACCGAGGTGGAGAGTCGGGCACTGCTCACAGCTGGTAAAGAAGCCGGTGCGAAGAAGGTCTTCCTCATTGAAGAACCCATGGCAACGGCACTTGGTGCAGGATTGCCCGTTGAAGAGCCGCAGGGACACATGGTGATCGACATCGGCGGTGGTACCACGGAGGCCGCGGTCATCTCACTTGGTTCGATTGTAACGTGGTCTTCCACACGCGTTGCTGGAGACGAGTTCGACGAGGCAATCATCCAGTACGTTCGTGAGGTTTACCGTGTAACCATAGGCGTTCGAACTGCCGAGAGAGTCAAAATAGAGGTCGGTAACGTATTTCCGTTGAGGGAATACGATGAGCTCCAAACGGAGGTCGTTGGCATAGAACTCTCCTCTGGACTGCCGAAGAGACTCACGCTCACCGGTGGTGAAATCCGGGAAGCGATAAAATCAACCGCGATGCAAATTGTTGAAACTGCCAAGGCAACACTCGAAAAAACACCTCCGGAGTTGGTAGCCGATATCACCGAGCGTGGTATCATTGTCTCCGGTGGTGGTTCATTACTGAGAGGGATTTGCGAACTCATCTCCAAAGAAACAGGTATAAACGTTTACAGGGCCGAAGACCCGATGAGCTGTGTGGCACGTGGGGCTGGAATGGTCTTGGATAAAATGGACATACTTGCGAGGTTGAAGAGTGTAGAATGA
- a CDS encoding diguanylate cyclase domain-containing protein, producing the protein MYEELSKEQLIQKIHELEDEIARLKMRENELEILLNEYSTIMKKQFEVFDDFIRDVGTKRMIDPLTRVYSHEHIMKLISYYHQKAFEENFEYALVTVRINNFESMEQIEKEQALLSVGKLLKELVRVPLDSVGRLSDDTFIVLLTEISRENALKVKERIENALAIRNIDCSIKFSSYPKDSTNLEELVKKVF; encoded by the coding sequence ATGTACGAGGAACTTTCAAAAGAGCAGCTGATCCAAAAAATTCACGAACTGGAAGACGAAATTGCACGACTGAAAATGAGGGAGAACGAGCTCGAAATACTATTGAACGAGTATTCAACAATTATGAAGAAGCAGTTCGAAGTTTTTGACGATTTTATCAGGGACGTTGGGACGAAACGCATGATCGACCCGCTGACAAGGGTCTATTCTCACGAGCACATCATGAAACTCATCTCATATTATCACCAGAAGGCGTTCGAAGAGAATTTCGAATACGCCTTGGTTACTGTACGAATAAACAATTTTGAAAGTATGGAACAGATCGAAAAAGAGCAAGCGCTTTTGAGTGTCGGTAAGCTTTTAAAGGAACTTGTCAGGGTTCCGCTTGACAGCGTCGGAAGGTTAAGCGACGACACGTTCATAGTGTTGCTTACCGAGATAAGCAGGGAAAACGCGCTGAAGGTCAAGGAACGCATAGAGAATGCACTTGCTATAAGGAACATCGACTGTAGCATAAAGTTTTCCAGTTATCCAAAGGATTCAACAAACCTTGAGGAGCTCGTAAAGAAGGTTTTCTGA